CGGTGCGCGTTGCGCCGATCTGCACGAGTGCCTTGATGTGCTTCGAGTACCGCTCGGTCGCGCCCTTGCCGAGCTCGCCACTCCGCTTGCGGGCGGCGAGGACGTCGGGAATACCATCATCAGCGAGATACGTGTTGAAATCTTTCGCCTCGATTGTGATCTCGCGCGGCTTGAGCGACGCGCCGATCACATACGTCCCGGCGGCACCTGTCTGGACCGTGAAAATGCTCGTGTCACCGGTGACCGACCATAACGCCGTATCCGGATGCGCGTGCCCGGCGGGCGACACGACGCTGAGATCGCGCAAACGGTCGCGCGTGATGGAATTCTCGCTCTTGCTGAATGTGCCGTTGAGAGCGCGCAGCCGGATGGTGGATCCCGGCGTCGCGAGGAACGAGTCCAGCC
Above is a genomic segment from Gemmatimonadaceae bacterium containing:
- a CDS encoding DUF4198 domain-containing protein, encoding MKWRYPIAIALLFVAATNLQAHDFFFRLDSFLATPGSTIRLRALNGTFSKSENSITRDRLRDLSVVSPAGHAHPDTALWSVTGDTSIFTVQTGAAGTYVIGASLKPREITIEAKDFNTYLADDGIPDVLAARKRSGELGKGATERYSKHIKALVQIGATRTGDFSAVLGYPAELVPVDNPYSLRPGEALRVRALVDGKPAAGQLVVSGGRLPSGGRLKEHRVRTDASGIARVRLGSRGQWYVKFISMTPYAGTEKIDYESKWATLTFEMR